In a genomic window of Nostoc sp. UHCC 0870:
- a CDS encoding heavy metal translocating P-type ATPase: MTIATKSAAVQGKITPAQGIDYCVVHKIPGRVRFRVPLLAHDPHYAERLQDLLESDSRITKVRVNCPAASIAIQYQLSDANTDLISAYLVRMLQVAKTSQPVKGKKPQVEATADAGLKLPAFATVLALLGLGLPIPPAMIAATVALAAVPIAKRAYASITQKQKLNIDCLDLMAIALTSSQGNLLTPALVMTLHEIGDMIRDRTARVTENNAADLLDSLGHFAWVQQPDGQKKRILAIEVQLKDTVIVYPGEQIPVDGQILRGKALIDQQKLTGESMPVMREVGQSVYASTLVREGEIYIQAERVGNATRAGASIELVQQAPVHDTRMGNYAATVADKAIMPALIFAGLVLAATGSPARAASILTLDFVTGIRVSLPTTFLAALHHATRHGVLIRSGHALEKLAEVDTLVFDKTGTLTKGDIEVVEVETVAGRTSTHRLIELAAAAEQRLTHPVAEAVVRYAEKLGIEILSRQEFAYEIGLGVKAKIDGEEVLVGSDRFLRQSGIPLDCLYEAHQCNHVDCPQHLNCRISAHDSLLYVAVNQEFQGVIYYTDPLRPESPAIIQQLQTEYGMEIHLLTGDNQQRAVAVAEQLGIPLSQVHAEAFPEQKADTILKLHQAGKTVAFTGDGLNDSIALAYADVSISFSGGSEVARETADVVLMDDNLSSFVEAIAIARETQTVIQQNIGLAVVPNLAALGLATTVGLHPLAATVVHNGSAIAAGLNGLRPLMHRDPPR, from the coding sequence ATGACGATCGCCACAAAATCAGCAGCAGTCCAGGGGAAAATTACGCCAGCCCAGGGAATTGACTATTGTGTAGTGCATAAAATTCCAGGTAGGGTAAGATTTCGCGTCCCCTTACTAGCCCATGACCCCCATTATGCGGAACGTCTACAAGATTTACTAGAGTCTGACAGCCGCATTACAAAAGTGCGTGTGAATTGCCCGGCTGCTTCTATTGCCATTCAATATCAATTATCTGATGCTAATACTGATTTGATCTCAGCATATTTAGTGCGGATGCTGCAAGTAGCCAAGACAAGTCAACCAGTAAAAGGCAAAAAGCCACAAGTAGAAGCAACAGCAGATGCTGGGTTAAAATTACCTGCTTTCGCTACAGTTTTGGCTTTATTGGGGTTGGGTTTGCCGATTCCCCCGGCGATGATTGCTGCAACTGTCGCACTGGCGGCTGTACCCATTGCTAAACGTGCCTATGCCAGTATCACCCAAAAACAGAAACTAAATATAGATTGTCTGGATTTAATGGCGATCGCCTTAACTTCTAGTCAAGGAAATCTCCTCACCCCGGCTTTGGTGATGACACTGCATGAAATTGGGGATATGATCCGCGATCGCACCGCCAGAGTTACCGAAAATAACGCCGCCGATTTACTCGATTCCCTCGGACATTTTGCATGGGTACAACAACCAGATGGACAGAAAAAACGCATCTTAGCCATAGAAGTGCAACTAAAAGATACAGTAATTGTTTATCCCGGTGAGCAAATACCCGTAGATGGTCAGATATTGCGTGGTAAAGCTTTAATCGACCAGCAAAAACTCACAGGCGAATCAATGCCAGTCATGCGCGAGGTGGGACAATCGGTTTATGCTTCTACCCTAGTCCGGGAAGGAGAGATTTACATTCAAGCAGAACGTGTGGGGAATGCTACCCGTGCAGGGGCAAGTATTGAGTTAGTCCAACAAGCCCCCGTTCACGACACCCGCATGGGGAATTATGCCGCCACGGTTGCAGATAAAGCCATTATGCCTGCGTTGATTTTCGCGGGACTAGTATTAGCCGCTACAGGTAGTCCAGCTAGGGCTGCATCTATTCTTACCCTCGACTTTGTAACAGGTATTCGCGTTTCCTTACCGACAACATTCTTAGCCGCATTACACCACGCTACTAGACACGGGGTTCTCATTCGCAGTGGTCATGCGTTAGAAAAATTGGCAGAAGTAGATACTTTAGTCTTTGATAAAACAGGCACATTAACCAAAGGCGACATTGAAGTTGTGGAAGTAGAAACCGTAGCCGGAAGAACTTCTACCCACAGATTAATAGAACTTGCCGCCGCCGCCGAACAACGCTTAACTCACCCAGTCGCCGAAGCAGTGGTACGTTATGCCGAAAAATTAGGGATAGAAATTCTGTCCCGCCAAGAATTTGCGTATGAAATTGGGTTAGGGGTCAAAGCTAAAATCGACGGTGAAGAAGTCTTAGTAGGAAGCGATCGCTTTTTACGTCAATCTGGTATCCCCTTAGATTGTCTGTATGAAGCCCATCAATGCAACCATGTAGATTGTCCCCAGCATCTCAATTGTCGCATTTCTGCCCATGATTCCTTATTATATGTAGCAGTCAATCAAGAATTCCAAGGCGTAATTTATTACACCGATCCGTTGCGTCCAGAAAGTCCCGCCATCATTCAGCAATTACAAACTGAATACGGCATGGAAATTCACCTATTAACAGGAGATAATCAGCAACGGGCTGTAGCTGTCGCCGAACAATTAGGTATTCCCTTATCCCAAGTTCATGCCGAAGCATTCCCAGAGCAAAAAGCTGATACCATCCTGAAATTACATCAAGCTGGAAAAACAGTAGCATTTACAGGCGACGGCTTAAATGATTCCATTGCGTTAGCCTATGCTGACGTTTCTATCTCCTTTAGTGGAGGTTCAGAAGTAGCCAGAGAAACAGCAGATGTAGTCCTCATGGATGATAACCTCAGCAGTTTTGTAGAAGCAATTGCGATCGCCCGTGAAACCCAAACAGTCATTCAGCAAAATATCGGTTTAGCCGTAGTTCCCAATTTAGCCGCACTCGGACTAGCCACCACCGTAGGACTACATCCCCTAGCGGCGACAGTCGTTCATAACGGTTCAGCCATTGCAGCCGGCTTAAATGGTTTACGTCCCCTCATGCACAGAGATCCGCCGAGGTAA
- a CDS encoding FeoA family protein — MSVKLSILKPGQIATITAINTKESGLHRRLEAMGFKVGQQVKLLRKAWLKGPLHLRVGLTTEVAMRRHEAEEILVKMGSGDREAGEVGEVGEAGEENSMSID, encoded by the coding sequence ATGAGTGTAAAACTATCAATACTAAAACCCGGTCAAATTGCTACTATCACCGCAATTAACACCAAAGAATCTGGTTTACACAGACGACTAGAAGCGATGGGTTTCAAAGTTGGGCAACAAGTAAAGCTACTCCGCAAAGCCTGGCTGAAAGGCCCCCTACATCTACGCGTGGGATTAACTACAGAAGTAGCCATGCGACGACATGAAGCCGAGGAAATTTTGGTGAAGATGGGGAGTGGGGATAGGGAAGCAGGGGAGGTAGGGGAGGTAGGGGAAGCAGGGGAAGAAAATTCAATGTCCATTGACTAA
- the feoB gene encoding ferrous iron transporter B, whose protein sequence is MSHCHDSGSGIAAFTTQSGVKRVAVLGMPNVGKSTLFNRITKAGAFVGNWPGVTVDLMQAQVDLDGHRVEFVDLPGIYDLEGYSEDEQVVQTFFTTYPVDLVLVILNAAQIDRQIRLALQVKALGIPAVVILNMADEAKHFGITIHPEQLAQKLEMPVALVSAKYGRGYAIAMRQISQKLAENSTPIAPEALKQEIIAHRQIPEEQIQAILENTVEMPSRLFKTFTEKLDGVLLHPLLGLPLFFLSIYLMFAFVWLVGLPLQDVADAITGWLQKVVITPLTAYLPEFWRGFLVDGLYSGLATVASFIPLVMTFFFMMAIVEDSGYFSRAAYMMDALMYRFGLDGRSFVLLIMGFGCNIPAIMGTRVMRSQALRLLSILIIPFALCSARLTVFIFIIDALFNRTWGPLVLFSLYLFSFAVALLTGLLLKGQFQSQEPFVIELPPYRFPTLKQIFLRGWGELKQFLQRATGFITAGVAGVWLLSNLPQGTANPITSTGEMLITIPIVVGIVTGWDAVKAFLKRGGGLIALGVLAIWLLSNLPGNQETSYATRIGEFFAPILNPAGIPQELTIALIFGFIAKEILVGSLASIYHLTDPNAVQTVISQTISPIQAYSFMLFCLLYTPCLATIATIKSESKSIRFTLISVAYGLTLAWVVSTLFYQGARLLGLS, encoded by the coding sequence ATGTCACATTGTCATGATTCAGGCTCAGGTATTGCTGCATTCACAACTCAGTCAGGAGTTAAAAGGGTGGCTGTTTTGGGAATGCCGAATGTAGGTAAATCTACGTTATTTAATCGCATTACTAAAGCGGGTGCATTTGTCGGGAATTGGCCTGGGGTAACAGTTGACCTGATGCAAGCACAAGTAGATTTAGATGGTCACAGGGTAGAATTTGTTGATTTACCGGGGATTTACGACTTAGAGGGTTACTCGGAAGATGAGCAGGTTGTGCAAACTTTCTTTACTACTTACCCAGTTGATTTAGTGTTGGTAATTCTCAATGCAGCGCAAATAGACCGCCAAATTCGTCTAGCTTTACAAGTCAAAGCTTTGGGAATACCTGCTGTAGTCATCCTCAATATGGCAGATGAAGCCAAGCATTTTGGAATCACAATTCATCCAGAACAATTAGCTCAAAAATTAGAGATGCCTGTAGCATTAGTTAGTGCTAAGTATGGTAGGGGTTATGCGATCGCTATGCGTCAAATTAGTCAAAAATTAGCAGAAAACTCCACACCCATTGCACCTGAAGCACTCAAGCAAGAGATTATCGCCCATCGACAAATTCCAGAGGAGCAAATTCAAGCCATCCTAGAAAATACGGTAGAAATGCCCTCGCGGTTATTTAAGACATTTACAGAAAAGTTGGATGGGGTATTGCTGCATCCCCTATTAGGGCTACCACTGTTTTTTCTCTCAATTTACTTAATGTTTGCGTTCGTTTGGTTGGTGGGTTTGCCGTTACAGGATGTAGCTGATGCTATTACTGGATGGTTGCAGAAAGTTGTGATTACTCCCCTCACCGCCTATTTACCAGAATTTTGGCGGGGATTTCTGGTAGATGGTCTTTATAGCGGGTTGGCTACCGTAGCATCTTTTATTCCCCTAGTGATGACCTTTTTCTTCATGATGGCTATTGTAGAAGACAGTGGCTATTTTTCCAGAGCAGCGTACATGATGGATGCCTTAATGTATCGCTTTGGGCTGGATGGTCGTAGCTTTGTATTGCTAATTATGGGGTTTGGCTGTAATATACCTGCCATCATGGGAACACGAGTGATGCGATCGCAGGCTTTACGCTTACTTTCCATTTTGATCATTCCCTTTGCCCTCTGCTCGGCACGGTTGACTGTATTTATATTTATAATTGATGCCCTATTTAATAGGACTTGGGGGCCTTTGGTACTGTTTTCGCTGTACTTATTCAGTTTTGCTGTCGCACTGTTAACAGGATTACTACTAAAAGGACAGTTTCAAAGCCAAGAACCCTTTGTTATTGAACTACCTCCTTACCGCTTCCCTACCCTCAAGCAAATATTTCTCCGGGGATGGGGTGAATTAAAGCAATTTCTACAACGTGCTACCGGATTTATTACTGCTGGGGTAGCTGGTGTATGGCTATTGAGCAATTTACCCCAAGGTACAGCCAACCCCATCACTAGCACTGGAGAGATGCTAATTACCATCCCGATTGTAGTGGGAATCGTGACAGGTTGGGATGCAGTCAAAGCATTCTTGAAGCGAGGCGGTGGATTGATTGCCCTAGGTGTATTAGCCATCTGGTTGTTGAGCAATTTACCAGGGAATCAAGAGACTAGCTACGCCACGCGCATTGGTGAATTTTTTGCTCCTATCTTGAATCCAGCCGGAATTCCCCAAGAGTTAACTATTGCGTTGATATTTGGATTTATCGCCAAAGAAATTTTAGTGGGATCTCTCGCCAGTATTTACCATCTTACTGATCCTAATGCTGTACAGACAGTTATTTCCCAGACAATATCACCAATTCAAGCCTATAGTTTCATGCTTTTTTGTTTACTTTATACTCCCTGTTTAGCAACAATAGCTACCATTAAAAGCGAGTCTAAAAGCATCAGGTTTACCCTAATATCTGTTGCCTATGGACTAACTTTAGCCTGGGTTGTAAGTACGTTATTTTATCAAGGAGCAAGGTTATTGGGGTTGAGTTAG
- a CDS encoding ABC transporter ATP-binding protein produces the protein MSGSAQNSAPLLEVHNVHAGYIKDVDILQGVNFRVEQGELVTVIGPNGAGKSTLAKTIFGLLTPHTGTITFKDENIAGLKSNQIVRRGMCYVPQIANVFPSLSVEENLEMGAFIRNDVLKPLKDKIFTMFPRLSDRRRQRAGTLSGGERQMLAMGKALMLEPSLLILDEPSAALSPILVTQVFEQIKQVNQGGTAIVLVEQNARKALEMAHRGYVLESGRDAISGPGLELLTDPKVAELYLGAGKRH, from the coding sequence ATGTCAGGTTCAGCACAAAATTCAGCCCCGCTTCTAGAAGTTCACAACGTCCATGCTGGATACATTAAAGATGTTGATATCCTACAGGGTGTGAATTTTCGGGTTGAACAAGGGGAATTGGTGACGGTGATTGGCCCTAACGGCGCGGGTAAATCAACTTTAGCCAAAACCATTTTTGGTTTGTTGACACCCCATACAGGCACAATTACCTTTAAAGATGAGAATATCGCCGGACTAAAATCTAATCAAATCGTCCGTCGGGGAATGTGCTACGTACCCCAAATTGCTAATGTGTTTCCTTCTTTGAGCGTCGAAGAAAATTTGGAAATGGGGGCTTTTATCCGTAATGATGTCCTTAAGCCCCTGAAAGATAAAATATTTACCATGTTTCCTAGATTAAGCGATCGCCGTCGGCAACGTGCTGGTACACTCTCAGGGGGAGAACGTCAGATGCTAGCAATGGGTAAAGCTTTGATGTTAGAACCCAGTTTATTAATATTAGATGAACCTTCAGCCGCTTTATCCCCCATTTTAGTCACACAAGTATTTGAGCAGATTAAACAAGTTAATCAAGGGGGTACAGCAATTGTCTTGGTAGAACAAAATGCCCGTAAGGCTTTAGAAATGGCTCACCGTGGTTATGTTTTAGAATCTGGACGCGATGCTATATCTGGCCCTGGGCTAGAATTATTAACTGACCCCAAAGTAGCCGAACTCTATTTGGGGGCGGGAAAGCGACATTAG
- a CDS encoding polysaccharide biosynthesis protein produces MNDLFFNCHRWVQKRVNHFLRSFLNLRNKYLIIIDSIIFIITPLLALLLSSDGTMGLRTYISELGRVTIIFLFIKIIVLWNLRFYRFYWRYASIEELINIILYMGITMVIQMLIFYNLDLLPYVNITKLPPSIPLIDGLLSCIFVGGVRFSIRIIERTRQKYTVFSLQERVLIVGAGNAGIDLVEEMQRNPQLGFNPIAFVDDDPQKLHAKIRGIPVVGDRHNIPNIVQSLQIQKVIIAMPTVAGKIIREIVDICQATGIQTSTLPGIHEILNNRVRIDSIRDVRIEDLLRRDPVETDIERVAQFLQGKSVLITGAGGSIGSELCRQICKCRPAEIMLMGHGENSVFNIQQELEQLIKILQEDGKAQQYAPRISTFIADIRFKERLKHAFEKFQPDVIFHAAAHKHVPLMELNSPEAITNNVLGTKNLLDMALEYDVQNFVMISTDKAVNPTNVMGASKRVAEMLVLQAAKDSGKPYVAVRFGNVLGSRGSVVPTFKKQISAGGPITVTHPDICRYFMTIPEAVQLVLQAAVVGNGGEVFMLNMGQPVKIVDLAKELIRLSGYEVNKDIDIVFTGLRPGEKLFEELFIDGEEYEPTQHKKLMIVKNASRILPKNLAINVEALCLEAKNNNPSSIILLLEKLVAGYKHQQEKAFIPYTNNTSLAGSNSKVNILAGIETKGV; encoded by the coding sequence ATGAATGACTTATTTTTTAATTGCCATCGCTGGGTACAAAAACGAGTCAACCATTTCTTGAGAAGTTTTTTAAATCTGAGAAATAAATACTTAATTATCATTGATAGTATTATTTTTATCATTACGCCATTATTAGCTTTATTGCTATCTTCAGATGGCACAATGGGTCTGCGAACATATATATCTGAGTTAGGAAGAGTCACAATAATTTTTTTATTCATCAAAATAATTGTCTTGTGGAATTTGCGTTTTTATAGATTTTACTGGCGTTATGCGAGCATTGAAGAATTAATAAATATCATCTTGTATATGGGCATTACGATGGTTATCCAAATGTTGATATTTTATAATTTGGATTTACTACCGTATGTCAATATAACTAAATTGCCACCCTCAATACCATTAATTGATGGCTTACTGTCCTGTATTTTCGTTGGTGGAGTACGTTTCAGTATTCGGATTATAGAAAGAACCAGACAAAAATATACAGTATTTTCTCTACAAGAGCGTGTCCTGATTGTGGGTGCAGGTAATGCTGGGATCGACCTCGTGGAAGAAATGCAAAGAAATCCACAACTAGGGTTCAATCCTATTGCTTTTGTTGATGATGATCCACAAAAATTACACGCCAAGATTCGCGGGATTCCCGTAGTAGGCGATCGCCACAACATTCCTAACATTGTCCAATCTCTGCAAATTCAAAAAGTCATTATTGCTATGCCAACGGTTGCAGGTAAAATTATTCGAGAAATTGTTGATATTTGCCAAGCAACCGGCATCCAGACTAGCACTTTACCAGGAATACATGAAATTCTCAATAATCGGGTAAGAATAGACAGCATTCGGGATGTAAGAATTGAGGATTTACTCAGACGTGATCCAGTAGAGACAGATATTGAACGAGTTGCTCAATTTCTTCAAGGTAAGTCTGTATTAATCACAGGCGCAGGTGGATCAATCGGTAGTGAACTTTGCCGTCAAATTTGCAAATGTCGTCCTGCTGAAATCATGCTGATGGGACACGGAGAAAATTCTGTTTTTAATATCCAACAGGAATTAGAACAGTTAATCAAAATACTGCAAGAAGATGGCAAAGCACAACAATATGCACCTCGAATTTCTACCTTTATTGCTGATATTCGCTTTAAGGAACGACTAAAACACGCGTTTGAAAAATTTCAACCTGACGTAATTTTTCATGCCGCCGCTCATAAACACGTTCCTTTGATGGAATTAAATTCACCAGAAGCAATCACCAACAATGTGCTAGGCACAAAAAATCTCTTGGATATGGCACTAGAATATGATGTGCAGAATTTCGTGATGATTTCTACCGATAAAGCTGTGAATCCAACTAATGTTATGGGTGCTAGTAAGAGAGTGGCAGAAATGTTAGTGCTGCAAGCTGCTAAAGATAGTGGTAAACCTTATGTTGCTGTACGTTTTGGTAATGTTTTAGGCAGTCGTGGTAGTGTTGTTCCTACTTTTAAAAAACAAATTTCCGCAGGTGGCCCAATAACAGTTACTCATCCAGATATCTGCCGTTATTTCATGACTATTCCTGAAGCTGTACAACTAGTTTTGCAGGCAGCAGTAGTTGGTAATGGTGGTGAGGTTTTTATGCTAAACATGGGTCAACCAGTGAAAATTGTGGACTTAGCCAAAGAATTAATTCGTCTTTCTGGATATGAAGTAAATAAAGACATAGATATTGTATTTACAGGATTACGACCCGGAGAAAAATTATTTGAAGAACTGTTTATTGACGGGGAGGAATATGAACCAACTCAACATAAAAAACTCATGATTGTGAAGAATGCCAGTCGCATTTTACCAAAAAATCTAGCTATTAATGTAGAAGCATTATGTTTGGAAGCTAAAAACAATAATCCCAGTTCTATCATTTTGCTATTAGAAAAGTTAGTGGCTGGATACAAACATCAACAAGAAAAAGCTTTTATTCCATACACAAATAATACCAGTTTAGCTGGTTCTAATTCTAAAGTGAATATTTTGGCAGGTATAGAGACGAAAGGGGTGTAA
- a CDS encoding oligosaccharide flippase family protein: MLGNKPLTLRKNFSWTFIGNLVYAGCQWGMLVVMAKIGSPEMVGQFTFGLAVTAPVIMFTNLHLRSVQATDAKKQYLFSDYLGLRLISSMLALLIIAIIILLGGYQWETILTISLIGLAKAFESISDIFYGLIQQHERMDRIALSLMLKGLLSLIFLVIGVHISGSILGGVTGLVVAWGMVLFVYDIRNGFLMIRRKSRLQPRWHRKTLTKLVWLCLPLGCVMMLISLNSSIPLYFIEQYLGERELGIFSALAYLMVAGNMLVNALGDSATPKLAKYYAAGDRQGFRSLLLKLVAIAVLIGGTGVLIAIAAGEQILTLLYRSEYAEQNHLFVWLMVTAAMNYISSFLGYGITAARYFRIQIPLFITVASISAIACLCLLPELGLLGAAIALLIAATVQALISSGVIIYVLSKQQSYTSRA; this comes from the coding sequence ATGTTAGGAAACAAGCCATTAACATTACGCAAAAACTTCTCTTGGACATTCATTGGTAATTTAGTTTATGCAGGTTGCCAATGGGGAATGCTCGTAGTGATGGCTAAAATCGGCAGTCCAGAGATGGTGGGACAGTTTACATTCGGGCTTGCAGTCACCGCACCCGTAATTATGTTTACAAATCTGCATTTGCGATCTGTGCAAGCAACGGATGCTAAAAAACAATATCTATTTAGCGATTACTTGGGTCTCAGACTAATCTCAAGTATGCTAGCTCTTTTAATCATTGCCATCATTATTTTGTTGGGAGGATATCAATGGGAAACCATTTTAACTATCTCCCTCATTGGTTTAGCAAAAGCATTTGAGTCGATTAGCGATATATTTTATGGGCTAATTCAGCAGCATGAACGGATGGATCGAATTGCTCTATCACTAATGCTCAAGGGTCTTCTATCACTAATATTTCTGGTAATTGGAGTACATATATCTGGCAGTATTTTGGGAGGAGTAACAGGTTTAGTCGTGGCCTGGGGTATGGTGTTGTTTGTCTACGACATTCGCAATGGCTTCTTGATGATCAGGCGGAAGTCACGGTTACAACCACGCTGGCATCGAAAAACTCTCACCAAACTGGTATGGCTATGTTTGCCTTTGGGGTGTGTGATGATGCTTATTTCACTAAATAGCAGTATTCCACTCTATTTTATTGAGCAATATCTAGGTGAACGGGAACTGGGGATTTTTTCTGCCTTAGCCTATTTGATGGTGGCAGGAAATATGCTAGTCAACGCGTTAGGAGATTCAGCCACGCCTAAACTAGCCAAATATTATGCAGCCGGCGATCGCCAAGGTTTCCGTTCACTGTTACTCAAGTTGGTGGCTATTGCCGTTCTCATTGGCGGAACAGGTGTATTAATAGCGATCGCAGCTGGAGAACAAATTCTCACGCTACTATATCGATCTGAATATGCAGAGCAGAATCATCTGTTTGTCTGGCTGATGGTGACGGCGGCAATGAACTATATATCCTCCTTTTTAGGCTATGGAATCACCGCCGCCCGTTATTTTCGGATTCAAATCCCTTTATTCATTACCGTAGCTAGTATCTCTGCAATAGCTTGTCTGTGCTTGTTGCCAGAATTGGGATTGCTAGGAGCTGCGATCGCTTTATTAATAGCAGCTACGGTGCAAGCTTTGATTAGTTCGGGAGTAATTATTTATGTCCTATCCAAGCAGCAAAGTTATACCTCAAGAGCATGA
- a CDS encoding glycosyltransferase family 1 protein, whose translation MSYPSSKVIPQEHEKLGVQRPIRVLHVVGGMNRGGIETWLMHVLRHIDRDRIHMDFLVHTTEPCHYDDEVRQLGSQIIPCPNPTNPWLYTHNFRRILRQHGFYNIIHSHVHHYTGFILYLAHLAGVPIRIAHSHLDSFYQEIKAKWQRKLYLASMKWLIAHHASVGLACSQDAAVDLFNSGWTTDPRWQLLYCGIDLKPFQDVIDTGTIRAALGIPGDAFVIGHVGRFEPQKNHKFLIEIATAVAQKEPKMRLLLVGQGFLQPEIEQQVVQSNLVDKVIFAGTRSDVPHLMRGVMDIFLFPSLYEGLPIVGLETQAAGLPIIMSDVIPRELDQVDSLTQRLSLSQPASVWAEAVLAARNARTNNTQSHSLAALQKSQFNIKYSVESLIKVYENQHNQTKS comes from the coding sequence ATGTCCTATCCAAGCAGCAAAGTTATACCTCAAGAGCATGAGAAATTAGGCGTTCAGCGTCCGATACGTGTACTCCATGTCGTTGGTGGGATGAATCGAGGCGGGATTGAAACTTGGCTGATGCACGTCCTGCGTCACATTGATCGCGATCGCATTCACATGGATTTCTTAGTCCATACTACCGAGCCTTGTCATTATGATGACGAAGTACGTCAGCTTGGTAGTCAAATTATTCCCTGTCCTAATCCGACAAATCCCTGGCTATATACCCATAATTTCCGGCGTATTCTTCGCCAACATGGCTTTTACAATATCATTCACAGTCATGTTCATCATTACACCGGTTTCATTCTTTACCTAGCACATTTGGCGGGTGTGCCTATTCGCATCGCCCATAGCCATTTAGATAGCTTCTACCAAGAAATCAAAGCTAAATGGCAGCGCAAATTATATTTAGCTTCCATGAAATGGTTGATTGCTCATCACGCCAGTGTTGGTTTAGCGTGTAGCCAAGATGCAGCCGTAGATTTATTTAACTCTGGCTGGACAACTGACCCTCGTTGGCAACTTCTTTACTGTGGTATTGACCTCAAACCGTTTCAAGATGTCATCGATACAGGCACAATTCGCGCTGCATTGGGTATACCTGGAGATGCTTTTGTGATCGGTCATGTCGGTAGATTTGAGCCGCAAAAAAACCATAAATTTCTCATAGAAATAGCTACCGCAGTTGCCCAAAAAGAACCAAAGATGCGTCTGTTGTTAGTCGGTCAAGGTTTCTTACAGCCAGAGATTGAGCAACAGGTGGTTCAATCAAACTTAGTTGACAAGGTGATATTTGCAGGTACGCGATCTGATGTTCCGCATCTGATGCGAGGCGTTATGGATATATTCTTATTTCCCTCCCTTTACGAAGGACTACCCATTGTTGGACTAGAAACTCAAGCAGCTGGACTGCCCATAATTATGTCTGATGTGATTCCCAGGGAGCTTGATCAAGTCGATTCACTAACACAACGCCTCAGCTTATCTCAACCTGCATCTGTATGGGCTGAAGCAGTTTTAGCAGCGCGAAATGCCCGCACAAACAACACTCAAAGTCATAGTCTAGCCGCCCTACAAAAAAGCCAATTCAATATTAAATACAGTGTAGAGAGCCTCATAAAAGTTTATGAAAATCAACACAATCAAACCAAATCATAA